In the Phaeobacter gallaeciensis genome, one interval contains:
- a CDS encoding ABC transporter permease, with the protein MSRSLFLGIFLSSLVLLAALLSFVWTPFDHTAMAIPDKLQRPNAVHWLGTDHFGRDIFSMIMVGARTSLAVALVAVGIGMAIGIPLGLTAAARKGSVLDELIMRGNDLVFAFPSLVIAILITAIFGPGAINAIIAIGIFNIPVFARITRGAALSLWQREFILAAQVAGKGAARISAEHILPNVANLLIVQGTIQFSLGILAEAGLSYVGLGAQPPTPSWGRMLADAQTMVSFAPHLAIIPGSAIVLTVLGLNLMGDGLRDWLDPKLREART; encoded by the coding sequence ATGAGCCGCAGTCTGTTCCTTGGCATATTCCTGTCCTCGCTGGTGCTGCTGGCGGCGCTGCTGTCGTTCGTCTGGACGCCCTTTGACCACACGGCGATGGCCATCCCGGACAAGTTGCAACGGCCGAACGCCGTGCACTGGCTGGGTACCGATCACTTCGGACGCGACATCTTTTCGATGATCATGGTGGGCGCGCGCACCTCGCTGGCGGTGGCGCTGGTGGCCGTCGGTATCGGCATGGCCATCGGCATCCCGCTGGGGCTAACGGCGGCGGCGCGCAAAGGCTCTGTTCTGGACGAGTTGATCATGCGCGGCAACGATCTGGTCTTTGCCTTCCCGTCGCTTGTGATCGCGATCCTGATCACCGCCATCTTTGGCCCCGGCGCCATCAACGCGATCATCGCCATCGGCATATTCAATATCCCGGTCTTCGCCCGCATCACACGGGGGGCGGCCCTGTCGCTCTGGCAGCGGGAATTCATTCTCGCGGCGCAGGTTGCGGGCAAAGGCGCAGCGCGGATTTCAGCCGAGCATATCCTGCCCAACGTGGCGAACCTGCTGATCGTGCAGGGCACCATCCAGTTCAGCCTTGGCATTCTGGCCGAAGCAGGCCTCAGCTATGTCGGCCTTGGCGCGCAGCCGCCGACCCCCAGCTGGGGACGCATGCTGGCGGATGCGCAAACCATGGTCAGCTTTGCCCCGCATCTCGCGATCATTCCCGGGTCGGCCATCGTGCTGACCGTGCTTGGCCTCAACCTGATGGGCGACGGGCTGCGCGACTGGCTGGACCC